A stretch of DNA from bacterium:
TTTACGCAAGCGGCGATTTTATCCTCCACTAATTTATTAGCAATTTTTGTTGCCTCTTCAGTCTGAGGTGTTGTAATTAAAACTACAATATATTTCATTTCTTTCACCGATTACTTTCTTTTTGGTGGAGGTGAGGGGAATTGAACCCCTGACCTCTTCCATGCCAAGGAAGCGCGCTCCCGCTGCGCCACACCCCCACATAAGTAAACGTTGAACGGAGCCTGACGAAAGAAAGAATTTTCTCTGCTCCATAGTCTTAGTGTCGTGTTGAACAAATAACGCACGGAATTTAATTCTGGTAACTGGTGATTGGTAATTGGTAATTAAATACCGTCCGATTGAGCTTATGACGAAGCCATTTAACCAATTACCAGTTACCAGTTATCCGTTTGCAGGTTATGAAATCTGATGATACGCCGTGCAAAACTTACTCAACACCACATTAGCTCCTTGCATTATGCTCTATCACCTTCGCATCTGCCCATAGTCCTTCCAAATCATAGAATTTCCGTGTCTCTTCATAAAATATATGGATAATCACATCACATAAATCTATCAATATCCAATTTCCCCATTCATATCCTTCGATATGGTGAATTTTAAACTTTTCTTTAGTTGCTAATTCATCTATTGCATCCGCAATCGCTCTAATTTGAACATCTGATGTGCCACTGCAAATAACAAAATAATCCGTCATATCCGTTAATTTTTTCATTTCTAAAATAACCACATCATTTGCTTTTTTATTAAGTGCCGCCTCGGCACAATGTAGGGCTATTTTTTTAGCCGATTTTATTGGCAAATTATCATCTCCTTTAAATAAGAGGAACGCTCTCGGATGAAATTAAGCGGTAATTTTATTAGCCTTCGCACACCGCAAATTTTTCCTTCACCCCCACTTTTTAAGTAGAGAGTAGAGAGTAGAAAGTAGGAATTTTGTTTTATTTACTTCCTATTTCCCATTTCTTACTTCCTATTTTTATCCGAGAGGCTTCTAAGAGAAGGTTAAGGTCTATATATCATAATACTTTATCTTATCCTGTAAGGTATTTATCAATTCATTCCTTGCCTCAATGGAACGAGGATGAATACTACCATTGGACTTTAAAATATCAAGAATCTTGAAATTTATTATCCAAAAAGTAACTATTCCCAGCTCTGTTATCGCAATATTTTTTAATCTTTGATATGATTTTTCTTCACCGTTACTTTTCATATACTCCATATAGTCAGCAACATAAACTATTTTCTCCAGAGTAGATGAATTTTTATCTAATGTTGGATGAATTCTGATTGCTCGTAGGATTTCCTTATCTGTAATTCCAAATTTTTCTTGAGCTAACACCATTCCTACGGGAGCGTGCCATAATTGTTTCTCCTTACTCTCCAGTTCATCTAAAATAATTCCATATTTTTTTAAGTAATCTTTTAATAATTCATCCGATAAATCCTTGGCGCAATCATGTAATAAAGCGGCTATCCTTACCTTATGTGGCTCAACAACATAATGTCGGGCTAAAAAAGAGGCTAAATTTTGAGTATTAAGACAATGATTGTATCTTTTTTGAGAAAGAATGTCCTTTAATTTTAACTCAATTTTATCTAACTCTACCAATTTTCTACCTCTTGAAAAATCAGGGATTTTTTTACTTATATGTAATAATAACAGAAAACAGAGAAAAAGTCAACGAAAATTTTATTGTAAGCGGATTGAACGGATTGAGCGGATTTTTGTAACTATTCACCACGAAGAGCACGAAGGGCAGGGAGATGTTACAGAACAAATCTCTTTATGCCTTCTTTCAATCTTTCCACATTGAAATTTATCAATAGACCAACCTTGATATTTGCCAATTTCATATATGTCAATATTTGAGCTTCATGAATTCGATAATTCATCAAATTTCACTTCGTGCTCTCCGTGTCCTTCGTGGTGAATAGTTACGATTTTTTTTATTTCTTTTTCCGCTAAATCCGTTAAATCCGCTTACTAAATCCACCCGTTTACTATTAAAAATCTACTTTCTTAATTTTCTACCTGCACAGGTCGAATTTTTTAGTTGCTTTTTTAAGAAATTAAATGTATAATATGGTTTGTGCCCCACGAAATTAAAAATTGGTAACTGGTAACTAATTATTGGTAATTGGTAACCAATTACCAGTTACCAAATTAACTGGTAACTAATTACCAGTTACCAATTACCAGTTACCAATTACCAAATGAAAGGAGGTAATGAAATATGAGTGAATCTAAAGCCAAAGTAGTTAAATATAAACTAAGAACACATCCCAATGCTGATACCCTATCTATCGCGGATATAGAAGGGGCAACATGGCAAGTAGTTGTTCGCACCTCAGATTTTGCACCAGAAGGGACAGCAATCTATATTCCTGTAGATACAGTTGTGCCAGAAACTCCAGAATTTGAGTTTTTAAGAGATAAAAATTTCCGGGTTAAAGCTATAAGACTTCGAGGAGAATATTCCTATGGTCTCCTGATTCCAAATAAAGATAATTTACCTGTTGGAGAGGATGTAACCGATAAAATTGGGATTAAAAAATATGAACCACCAGTCCCAATCGATATGCAAGGTGAAGTTGTGCCTTATGCTGAGGTAGATTGGATTTGCAAATATACGGATGTAGAACGATATGAGAATTTCCCGTATGTATTTAAAGACGGAGAAGAAATTATTGTTACAGAAAAAATTCATGGCTCAAATTTAAGGGTTTCTAAAAACGGTAATAATCTCTTCGTCGGTGGTCATAACTGGATGTGGAAAGAAGATG
This window harbors:
- the rsfS gene encoding ribosome silencing factor, whose amino-acid sequence is MPIKSAKKIALHCAEAALNKKANDVVILEMKKLTDMTDYFVICSGTSDVQIRAIADAIDELATKEKFKIHHIEGYEWGNWILIDLCDVIIHIFYEETRKFYDLEGLWADAKVIEHNARS
- the yqeK gene encoding bis(5'-nucleosyl)-tetraphosphatase (symmetrical) YqeK produces the protein MVELDKIELKLKDILSQKRYNHCLNTQNLASFLARHYVVEPHKVRIAALLHDCAKDLSDELLKDYLKKYGIILDELESKEKQLWHAPVGMVLAQEKFGITDKEILRAIRIHPTLDKNSSTLEKIVYVADYMEYMKSNGEEKSYQRLKNIAITELGIVTFWIINFKILDILKSNGSIHPRSIEARNELINTLQDKIKYYDI
- a CDS encoding RNA ligase (ATP), whose protein sequence is MSESKAKVVKYKLRTHPNADTLSIADIEGATWQVVVRTSDFAPEGTAIYIPVDTVVPETPEFEFLRDKNFRVKAIRLRGEYSYGLLIPNKDNLPVGEDVTDKIGIKKYEPPVPIDMQGEVVPYAEVDWICKYTDVERYENFPYVFKDGEEIIVTEKIHGSNLRVSKNGNNLFVGGHNWMWKEDERNLYWKAIKQNGYDKILLEKLADKTVLFGEAYGKKVQNLQYGLNTQKIVFYDAFFAERYLNWDEFIELMKQLGLSEHIVPVLYRGGYDLNKIREFAQGNTLLSGDHLKEGVIVKPVIERMDGELGRVILKFINPMYETSKDRTEFH